A portion of the Candidatus Pristimantibacillus lignocellulolyticus genome contains these proteins:
- a CDS encoding PocR ligand-binding domain-containing protein, with translation MSQSLFDSEHSIDLNKWHKLQDSLSLVTKMAIILVDYKGVPVTKHSHCQSFCQSVRQDQNLSKYCQKCDSHAGLEAARLNKPYIYLCHFNIVDIAIPIIFNNQYIGAIMAGQIKLRDEATAPLEQIITRPAHLNDLDILPINKEHYNNLPLLTYEEVESIADMLFHMSTYIVGEMIHKNVAIDMYKNALSGEIDQSTLETLKDRSLQAFQEGLSSALREKEGKQSLAMTSPQSVLQPALDYIYTHKNENYTLQEMASICHISSSYFSRLFTREMGENFSMFVAKLKIEWAKELIITTNLSITQIGEQLGFYDAGYFIKTFKKFETVTPAIYREIITQKRLPHKKR, from the coding sequence ATGTCACAATCACTATTTGATTCAGAACATTCGATTGACTTGAATAAATGGCATAAGCTCCAAGATTCACTTTCTCTGGTGACTAAAATGGCGATTATATTAGTGGACTATAAAGGAGTACCTGTCACGAAGCATAGTCATTGCCAATCATTTTGTCAAAGTGTGAGACAAGATCAGAATCTTTCTAAATATTGCCAGAAATGCGATTCCCATGCAGGCTTAGAAGCAGCTCGTCTTAATAAACCTTATATATATTTATGTCATTTCAATATTGTAGATATTGCGATACCAATCATATTTAACAATCAATATATCGGAGCTATAATGGCGGGACAAATTAAATTGCGAGATGAGGCTACAGCACCGCTAGAACAGATCATAACTCGTCCGGCGCACTTGAATGATCTAGATATTCTGCCCATTAATAAAGAGCATTATAATAACTTACCCCTCTTAACGTATGAAGAAGTCGAATCAATTGCCGATATGTTATTTCATATGTCGACTTATATCGTTGGTGAGATGATTCACAAAAATGTAGCAATTGATATGTACAAAAATGCACTTTCTGGTGAAATTGATCAATCGACCTTGGAAACGTTGAAGGATCGCAGTCTTCAAGCATTTCAAGAAGGGTTATCTAGTGCATTACGTGAGAAAGAAGGAAAACAGTCTCTGGCAATGACCTCTCCCCAATCGGTACTACAACCAGCATTAGATTATATATATACCCACAAAAACGAAAATTACACATTACAAGAGATGGCTTCAATATGTCATATTAGCTCTAGCTACTTCAGTAGACTATTTACTAGGGAAATGGGCGAAAATTTCTCGATGTTTGTAGCAAAGCTTAAAATAGAATGGGCAAAAGAACTTATAATTACTACTAATTTATCGATTACACAAATAGGTGAACAGCTTGGGTTTTATGATGCAGGATATTTTATAAAGACATTCAAGAAATTTGAGACTGTAACCCCTGCTATATATCGGGAAATCATTACGCAAAAAAGATTGCCTCATAAGAAGAGATAA
- the dhaK gene encoding dihydroxyacetone kinase subunit DhaK has translation MKKIMNQPETLVREMCNGIVLAHPNLAFNSKYKIISKKQINTNKVTLISGGGSGHEPAHAGFVGKGMLDVAVCGDVFASPSQIQLYQAIRNSASDKGTLLIIKNYSGDIMNFKNAAHLASEDGIEVDYVIVDDDIAVEDSLYTVGKRGVAGTVLVHKIAGAAAEAGLPLAEVKEIAQHAIANIRSIGFAFTSCTVPAKGTPTFQIADNEMEYGVGIHGEPGIKREAVISADQLAERTVNALLSNLAIDNDSNEEVVVMINGFGGTPLQELYLLNNSVSRELASKNKIIAKAFVGNYMTSIDMTGASVTIMKLDDTLKKWLAEPCNTPALVIQDQFEPVPFTEVVHGGTTNHVVSFKNETDTAYAVIHNNELSLHNMMYLVDQMSEVIIENEVPFCELDAHAGDGDFGMSVAKGFKQLKSEWKEIINNHSTNIGEFLDACSMIIMEHCGGASGPIWGSAFRAASKYAGDKQSLTIYEVAGLMQAAVKGIQDTGERSFGRGAVVGDKTLIDALVPYADTWEQCANNGENIKAASLKAAEAAVQGAKQTEAIVARMGRAGTVGERSIGYPDAGAHGLGVIFTNLAHAMNEAQ, from the coding sequence ATGAAAAAAATTATGAATCAACCTGAAACACTTGTACGTGAGATGTGTAACGGAATCGTCTTAGCACACCCTAATCTAGCGTTTAACAGTAAATATAAAATCATTTCAAAAAAACAAATTAACACGAATAAAGTAACGCTTATAAGTGGCGGCGGCAGTGGTCATGAACCCGCTCATGCGGGATTTGTAGGTAAAGGGATGCTCGATGTCGCTGTATGTGGTGACGTATTCGCTTCACCTTCGCAAATTCAGCTTTATCAAGCAATTCGCAACTCTGCAAGTGATAAAGGAACGCTTCTTATCATTAAAAACTATAGTGGCGACATCATGAATTTCAAAAATGCCGCTCACCTTGCTAGTGAAGATGGTATTGAAGTGGATTATGTCATTGTTGATGACGATATCGCTGTTGAAGATAGTCTGTATACTGTCGGAAAACGTGGTGTTGCTGGTACAGTTCTCGTTCACAAAATAGCTGGAGCTGCTGCTGAGGCAGGCTTACCACTAGCAGAAGTGAAAGAAATTGCGCAACATGCGATTGCTAATATTAGAAGTATCGGATTCGCATTTACTTCTTGTACCGTTCCTGCGAAAGGTACACCTACCTTCCAAATCGCCGACAATGAGATGGAATATGGTGTAGGTATTCACGGTGAGCCTGGAATTAAGCGAGAAGCTGTCATTTCAGCTGATCAATTAGCAGAGCGTACCGTTAATGCACTATTAAGTAATCTTGCAATAGACAATGATTCTAATGAAGAAGTTGTCGTTATGATAAATGGATTTGGTGGTACACCTTTGCAAGAACTTTACTTACTGAACAACTCTGTCAGTCGTGAACTAGCAAGTAAAAACAAAATCATTGCTAAAGCATTCGTTGGAAATTATATGACAAGCATTGATATGACTGGTGCGTCAGTTACGATTATGAAGCTTGATGATACACTTAAGAAATGGCTGGCTGAACCATGTAATACACCAGCACTTGTTATTCAAGATCAATTTGAACCCGTTCCTTTCACAGAAGTTGTTCACGGTGGAACAACTAACCATGTTGTTTCTTTCAAAAATGAAACGGATACTGCATATGCTGTAATTCATAATAACGAACTATCGCTGCACAATATGATGTATTTGGTAGATCAGATGAGCGAAGTGATCATTGAGAACGAAGTACCATTTTGCGAGTTAGATGCACATGCAGGTGATGGAGACTTTGGTATGAGTGTTGCCAAGGGATTCAAACAATTGAAATCCGAATGGAAAGAGATCATAAACAATCATTCTACTAATATTGGTGAGTTCTTAGACGCATGTTCCATGATTATAATGGAGCATTGTGGGGGGGCATCAGGCCCAATCTGGGGCTCTGCGTTCCGTGCGGCAAGCAAATACGCTGGCGATAAGCAATCGTTAACCATTTATGAAGTTGCAGGCTTAATGCAAGCAGCTGTAAAAGGAATCCAAGATACAGGTGAACGTTCATTCGGCAGAGGCGCTGTTGTAGGCGATAAAACATTGATCGATGCATTAGTTCCTTATGCTGATACATGGGAACAATGTGCAAACAATGGTGAAAATATTAAGGCTGCCTCACTAAAAGCAGCTGAAGCGGCTGTACAAGGTGCTAAGCAAACGGAAGCTATCGTTGCTCGAATGGGTCGAGCGGGTACAGTTGGTGAACGTAGTATTGGCTATCCAGATGCAGGTGCTCATGGACTTGGTGTTATTTTCACGAATCTCGCTCATGCAATGAATGAAGCACAATAA
- a CDS encoding S-layer homology domain-containing protein, which yields MDKRMLKRIFALMLVFIIVTGSTNGTRYTITVKASNEAGSNSLSTVTVSVVPPILWTPTTPGIVINGVEVNNRDIAMNDVLTTSNTNVNGQSVITITFDQLNIEEYYTAIENDSIMTVSTANESDVYIVELNGQIVKDLKNKRIVLEFNTKDGIYKLPLEEIDIDAIAQQIGKAIILSNIKLQIEIATLTEDELKNAELAAAQVGFKLVIAPIDFTVRATHGDRAIDIISFNNYVERAIALPARVSANNVTTAVVIDPSGKVYHVPTKVELINGNNYAVINSATNSMYAIISNQLEFEDMSNHWAKNAVNNLGSRLVIDEVDNSMFNPDQDITRAEFAAVIVRGLGLKLDDSIRAFSDVTESDWYNNAIQTAFIHNLTTGFNDASFRPNDNITREEAMVIIARAMTITKLNEKLTEQPSAAQIGQFTDTDEVSSWAVSSIEDTIQVGIVSGRTSTKLVPKGNMTRAEAATIIERLLQKSDLI from the coding sequence ATGGATAAGAGGATGCTCAAGAGAATATTTGCTTTAATGCTAGTGTTCATCATTGTAACTGGATCAACGAATGGAACAAGATATACGATTACCGTGAAAGCGAGCAATGAAGCGGGAAGTAATTCTTTGTCAACAGTAACTGTTTCTGTTGTACCTCCAATACTATGGACACCAACTACACCAGGAATAGTAATTAATGGAGTTGAAGTTAACAATCGTGACATTGCTATGAACGATGTTTTGACGACCTCGAATACGAATGTTAACGGGCAATCTGTAATAACGATAACGTTTGATCAGCTAAACATAGAAGAGTACTATACAGCAATAGAAAATGACTCTATTATGACTGTTTCTACAGCTAACGAGTCAGATGTTTACATTGTTGAACTGAATGGTCAGATTGTGAAAGATTTGAAAAATAAGCGGATCGTACTTGAGTTCAACACAAAAGATGGAATCTACAAACTTCCACTTGAAGAAATCGACATTGATGCTATTGCTCAACAGATTGGTAAAGCGATCATATTGTCAAATATCAAGCTACAAATCGAGATCGCAACACTGACAGAAGATGAGTTGAAAAATGCTGAATTAGCAGCTGCGCAAGTTGGATTTAAGCTAGTTATAGCACCAATCGATTTCACAGTTAGAGCTACGCATGGAGATAGGGCGATTGATATCATATCATTTAACAATTATGTAGAACGGGCGATTGCACTTCCTGCTAGAGTGAGTGCCAACAACGTTACGACAGCAGTTGTTATTGACCCAAGTGGAAAAGTTTATCACGTACCGACAAAGGTAGAATTAATCAACGGTAACAATTACGCAGTTATCAATAGTGCAACAAACAGCATGTACGCTATAATAAGCAATCAACTGGAATTTGAAGATATGAGCAACCATTGGGCGAAAAATGCAGTTAATAATCTAGGATCTCGCTTAGTCATTGACGAAGTGGACAACAGTATGTTCAATCCTGACCAAGACATTACTCGAGCTGAATTTGCAGCCGTCATTGTTCGGGGTTTAGGATTGAAATTAGATGATAGCATCAGAGCCTTTTCGGATGTAACGGAGTCGGACTGGTATAATAATGCTATTCAAACAGCATTTATTCATAATTTGACTACTGGATTTAATGATGCAAGTTTCCGGCCGAACGACAACATTACCCGTGAAGAAGCTATGGTCATTATTGCAAGAGCAATGACGATTACGAAACTGAATGAAAAACTTACTGAACAACCATCAGCTGCGCAAATTGGGCAGTTTACAGATACAGATGAAGTCTCTTCTTGGGCAGTGAGTAGTATAGAGGATACCATACAAGTTGGCATTGTTTCAGGAAGAACTAGCACGAAGCTTGTTCCAAAAGGAAACATGACGCGAGCAGAAGCGGCAACAATTATAGAGCGTCTACTACAAAAGTCAGACCTAATCTAA
- a CDS encoding YtxH domain-containing protein: MPNETRSSGILLGTVIGGTMGIIATLLLAPKSGAKMREELSDKYHSLCDRTKEIASTVGEKTKEIASTVGGTTKDIVESVKEEASSLADQAKESKQNIKDSFASTTDELKDKLSATDK; the protein is encoded by the coding sequence ATGCCAAATGAAACGAGAAGTAGTGGAATATTGCTAGGGACTGTAATAGGAGGCACGATGGGTATCATCGCTACACTATTACTAGCTCCTAAGTCAGGTGCCAAGATGCGAGAGGAACTATCAGATAAATATCATTCATTATGTGATAGAACGAAAGAAATCGCGTCTACTGTTGGTGAAAAAACGAAAGAGATTGCGTCCACTGTTGGTGGTACAACGAAAGACATTGTTGAAAGTGTTAAGGAAGAAGCATCTAGTCTTGCTGATCAAGCAAAAGAATCTAAACAGAATATTAAAGATTCTTTTGCTTCCACAACAGATGAGCTCAAAGATAAGCTATCAGCTACAGACAAATAA
- a CDS encoding DUF948 domain-containing protein — MDLFIQIGMIIITIAFIILMYSIVQTLKVLKAAIEEMRLMIGQVRTDVSHISEDMKEAIHNTNEMTLDVRKKLSSLNILFATVNDIGQAVHSFTGIAKESAASLATTLKKDQRQTVQSDHNKAKSNDGISTAIIDTIISSLRIWKRVKRY, encoded by the coding sequence ATGGATCTTTTTATTCAAATTGGCATGATCATTATTACGATTGCATTTATTATTCTGATGTATTCCATTGTACAAACGTTGAAAGTATTGAAAGCAGCTATTGAAGAAATGCGATTAATGATTGGACAAGTTCGAACGGATGTCTCACACATTTCAGAGGATATGAAAGAAGCCATCCATAACACGAATGAAATGACACTCGATGTACGTAAAAAGTTAAGCTCCCTCAATATACTTTTTGCAACCGTCAATGATATTGGACAAGCTGTTCACTCCTTCACAGGTATAGCCAAGGAATCTGCCGCTAGTCTCGCCACAACATTGAAGAAGGATCAGCGTCAAACTGTACAAAGTGATCATAATAAAGCAAAATCTAATGATGGGATTTCTACCGCAATAATAGATACTATTATTTCTTCATTACGAATATGGAAAAGAGTCAAACGATATTAG
- a CDS encoding DUF3934 family protein, which yields MSLAKGKGGTGQGTGKKGWNRWQTAERKAANTPKPYKSKGTKKPKPTSNP from the coding sequence ATAAGTTTGGCTAAAGGAAAAGGCGGTACAGGTCAAGGAACGGGAAAAAAAGGATGGAATCGTTGGCAAACAGCAGAAAGAAAAGCTGCAAACACACCAAAACCATATAAGAGTAAAGGTACGAAAAAACCAAAACCTACTTCTAATCCATAA
- a CDS encoding glycerol dehydrogenase, with the protein MRRAFISPTKYVQGENELLNLGYFVQTFGDSALLIAHPSDVARVKEQLEATSNQFKITLVESGFQGECSRQEVARLQALAKEHNCSCTIGLGGGKAIDTAKCVAEGDALIIVPTIAATDAPTSHSAVLYTPDGAFDDYAYFKQSPSVVMIDTTIIANAPTRFLVSGMGDALSTYFEARATANSYSNVNAGLPCGVREGICGPAKGTKAASALAKLCYETLLEDGLKAKIACDMNVVTPALENIIETNILLSGLGFESGGLAAIHAIHNGLTELEGTHHYFHGEKVAFSTIAQLVLENADRAEIDEVLTFCDSVGLPICLADIGVASVTHEELMNVARKACIPEESIHSMPFPITVEAVAAAIMVADQLGREFKLGKE; encoded by the coding sequence ATGAGAAGAGCATTTATTAGTCCAACAAAATATGTACAAGGTGAAAACGAATTACTTAACTTAGGTTATTTTGTTCAAACTTTCGGAGATTCAGCATTGTTAATTGCACACCCGTCAGATGTAGCACGTGTGAAAGAGCAATTAGAGGCAACAAGTAATCAATTCAAAATCACACTTGTTGAAAGCGGTTTCCAAGGGGAATGTTCAAGACAGGAAGTAGCAAGACTACAAGCGTTAGCTAAAGAACATAATTGTTCTTGTACGATTGGATTAGGCGGAGGTAAAGCTATCGATACTGCTAAATGTGTAGCTGAAGGCGATGCTCTTATTATTGTACCTACAATCGCTGCAACAGATGCTCCAACAAGTCACTCTGCTGTGTTATATACACCAGATGGTGCATTTGATGATTATGCATACTTCAAGCAAAGCCCAAGCGTCGTTATGATTGATACTACAATTATTGCAAATGCACCAACAAGATTTTTAGTATCGGGTATGGGTGACGCACTTTCCACATATTTTGAAGCAAGAGCAACAGCAAATTCTTATTCTAATGTCAATGCGGGTTTACCTTGCGGTGTTCGTGAAGGAATCTGTGGCCCAGCTAAAGGTACAAAAGCAGCATCAGCATTAGCGAAATTATGTTATGAGACACTGTTAGAAGACGGACTTAAAGCTAAAATCGCTTGTGATATGAATGTGGTTACTCCTGCTTTAGAAAATATTATTGAGACAAATATTTTATTATCAGGTCTTGGATTTGAAAGTGGTGGCTTAGCAGCAATTCATGCGATTCATAATGGATTAACTGAACTTGAAGGTACGCATCATTATTTCCATGGTGAAAAAGTTGCTTTCAGTACAATTGCACAATTAGTTCTTGAAAATGCAGATAGAGCTGAAATTGACGAAGTGCTTACATTCTGTGATTCCGTCGGCCTACCTATTTGTCTTGCTGATATCGGTGTAGCTTCCGTAACTCACGAGGAGTTAATGAATGTTGCTCGTAAAGCGTGTATTCCAGAAGAGTCGATTCACTCCATGCCATTCCCAATTACAGTCGAAGCAGTTGCAGCTGCAATTATGGTTGCTGATCAACTTGGTCGTGAATTCAAGTTAGGAAAGGAATAA
- the rsbW gene encoding anti-sigma B factor RsbW translates to MTNPRIQLTIPAQAEYIDIVRLTLYGVANKAGFSYEDIEDMKVAVSEACTNAVLHAYDFQHFGLINVTFDLERDYICITVKDSGSSFQYEQTIGKSGALHNQPLDNIVPGGLGIYMMHALMDSVEFRTDLGTEVILTKRLSRKEELA, encoded by the coding sequence ATGACAAACCCTCGTATTCAATTAACTATACCTGCCCAAGCAGAATATATCGATATTGTAAGACTGACCTTATACGGAGTAGCTAACAAAGCTGGATTCTCCTATGAAGATATTGAAGATATGAAAGTAGCTGTATCAGAAGCATGTACAAATGCTGTACTTCACGCTTATGACTTTCAGCATTTTGGCTTAATTAATGTTACTTTTGATTTAGAAAGAGACTATATTTGTATTACTGTCAAAGATTCAGGTAGCAGTTTTCAATATGAACAAACGATTGGTAAATCTGGCGCTCTTCATAATCAACCATTAGATAATATTGTTCCTGGAGGACTAGGGATATATATGATGCATGCCTTAATGGATAGCGTCGAATTCCGTACCGACCTCGGTACGGAGGTGATTCTAACAAAAAGATTAAGCAGAAAAGAGGAACTTGCATGA
- a CDS encoding ATP-binding protein translates to MLKGLRLNIRMKIAIGYILVICCLSVSIVIVTDRISALQDEVESITTRDIEIHNLIASIRNSTLNMETGQRGYLLTGDEAYLEPYKNGKSQWRAQYNSLYTHLADNLSTQSELEEIKLSIQAWIDTVGEPTILLKQQNKTTELTEFFRNDIGKQNIDDLRNKFDSLHTQEIQSTRAYVSELENRNQLLTIGIYVMLLIVTVIALMIVAFVSGSIVNTIKQVVKTMSEMASAGGDLTTRIKVNTRDELRDLGDATNELLTSLEMKHWIQTKVAEVATMSQGINDLTTLGESFLSKVAPMVNATYGVFYIRKGNDKHQTLVNIASYAGLDENVGKYEFKMGEGLVGQCAVEKRIFLLNGAQDHPAMITTAFGQFVPQSILIVPIEYEDKVEAVVEFASLEPFSSQHLKLLEEIEVDFGIAVNNVSGRMEVERLLSESQVLTEELQAHTEELQSQSEELQMQQEEMRMTTEHLEEQNLFAEQKTKELEKAKIELEEYSAKLKQSSQYKTNFLANMSHELRTPLNSILILSQLLADNENSSLSIDEEGYAKVIHSSGNDLLKLIDDILDLSKIEAGKVILTIDEVNVTEIPELIQLNFEPIADKKGIQFNIHTQNNIPDTWHTDGQRLQQILKNLLSNAFKFTNEGSVKLTLGRAEQTLVEQLLPMYSNEQVLAISVSDTGIGIPLDKQQLIFEAFQQVDGETNRQYGGTGLGLSICNEFSRLLGGKITLDSTPGIGSTFTLYLPNLSQSKIEQITNSNEEVAASTDSQVVIISADEPNITVEDHIVTHQENSLFADKRVLVVEDDARNVYALVKALERKGVHVTVAGNGIRCMEILQKGSNYDLILMDIMMPLMDGFETMRAIRKDTLLQDVPIIALTAKAMKSDRDRCLEAGASDYISKPINMDQLFSLMTVWLTKQVRH, encoded by the coding sequence ATGCTAAAGGGATTGAGATTAAATATACGAATGAAAATTGCGATAGGATATATTCTCGTAATATGTTGTCTAAGCGTATCCATTGTTATCGTAACCGATAGAATTTCAGCCTTGCAGGATGAAGTAGAAAGTATTACTACTCGTGATATTGAAATTCATAACTTGATCGCTTCGATTAGAAATTCTACATTAAATATGGAAACTGGACAGCGAGGGTATTTACTAACGGGTGATGAAGCATATCTTGAACCATATAAAAATGGGAAATCACAGTGGAGAGCGCAATACAACAGTTTATATACCCATCTAGCTGATAATCTGAGTACCCAAAGTGAGCTTGAAGAAATTAAACTATCTATTCAAGCTTGGATAGATACAGTGGGTGAACCTACTATTCTATTGAAACAACAAAATAAAACAACAGAATTAACCGAGTTTTTTCGTAATGATATAGGTAAACAAAATATTGATGACTTGCGAAATAAGTTTGATTCACTGCATACGCAGGAAATCCAATCTACGAGAGCATATGTAAGTGAATTAGAAAATCGAAATCAATTATTAACGATAGGAATTTATGTCATGCTGCTTATCGTTACTGTTATCGCACTTATGATAGTTGCATTTGTGTCTGGGTCAATTGTCAATACGATTAAGCAAGTCGTTAAAACGATGTCAGAAATGGCTTCTGCTGGTGGCGACTTAACGACAAGAATAAAAGTAAATACACGAGACGAATTACGAGATCTGGGAGATGCAACAAATGAGTTGTTAACGAGTTTGGAAATGAAACACTGGATTCAGACAAAAGTAGCAGAGGTTGCCACAATGAGTCAAGGAATTAATGACCTTACGACTTTAGGGGAATCTTTCTTATCTAAAGTTGCTCCAATGGTGAATGCTACATATGGAGTATTCTATATACGCAAAGGTAATGATAAACATCAGACGTTAGTTAATATTGCTTCTTATGCTGGGCTTGATGAAAATGTCGGAAAATATGAATTTAAGATGGGTGAAGGGTTAGTAGGGCAATGTGCAGTTGAGAAACGTATCTTTCTATTGAATGGTGCTCAAGACCATCCAGCAATGATAACTACAGCTTTTGGACAGTTTGTACCGCAAAGCATTCTAATCGTTCCAATAGAATATGAGGACAAGGTGGAAGCAGTTGTGGAGTTTGCCTCTTTAGAACCTTTCAGTTCTCAGCATCTTAAACTACTTGAGGAAATCGAAGTAGATTTTGGAATTGCGGTTAACAATGTATCAGGGCGAATGGAAGTCGAACGGTTACTAAGCGAATCTCAAGTATTAACGGAAGAGCTTCAAGCGCATACAGAGGAATTACAATCGCAATCAGAAGAACTGCAAATGCAACAAGAAGAGATGCGTATGACAACAGAACATTTGGAAGAACAGAATTTATTTGCAGAACAAAAAACAAAAGAATTAGAAAAAGCGAAGATAGAACTAGAAGAATATTCAGCTAAACTAAAGCAAAGTTCGCAGTATAAAACGAATTTTCTAGCTAATATGTCACATGAGCTAAGAACTCCATTGAACAGTATTCTAATCTTGTCTCAGCTACTAGCTGATAATGAAAATAGCTCATTAAGTATAGACGAAGAGGGCTACGCTAAAGTGATTCATTCTTCCGGAAATGATTTGCTTAAGTTAATTGATGATATTCTTGATTTATCAAAAATTGAAGCGGGTAAAGTGATCTTAACGATTGATGAAGTGAATGTAACGGAAATTCCAGAGTTGATACAGCTTAACTTTGAACCGATTGCAGATAAGAAAGGTATTCAGTTTAATATTCATACACAGAATAATATACCAGACACATGGCATACAGACGGTCAAAGATTACAACAAATTTTGAAAAATCTATTGTCTAATGCTTTCAAATTTACGAATGAAGGTTCTGTGAAGTTGACACTTGGACGTGCCGAGCAAACATTAGTGGAGCAATTATTACCAATGTATAGTAATGAACAAGTATTAGCTATTTCAGTTAGTGATACAGGTATAGGAATTCCACTTGATAAGCAACAATTGATCTTTGAAGCATTCCAGCAAGTGGATGGAGAGACGAATCGTCAATATGGTGGAACCGGGCTTGGATTATCAATTTGTAACGAATTTTCAAGATTATTAGGTGGTAAAATTACACTAGACAGTACTCCAGGAATAGGTAGTACTTTCACTTTGTACTTACCTAACTTAAGTCAGTCAAAAATCGAACAGATAACCAATAGTAATGAAGAAGTGGCTGCTTCAACCGATTCACAGGTTGTTATTATTTCAGCAGATGAACCAAATATAACTGTTGAAGATCACATTGTCACTCATCAAGAGAACTCATTGTTTGCTGATAAGAGGGTTCTTGTTGTAGAAGACGATGCACGTAATGTATATGCATTAGTAAAAGCACTTGAAAGAAAAGGGGTACATGTCACTGTAGCTGGTAATGGCATTCGCTGTATGGAAATATTACAAAAAGGTAGTAACTACGATCTTATTCTAATGGATATTATGATGCCGCTAATGGATGGATTTGAGACGATGAGAGCAATTCGTAAAGATACTTTACTACAAGATGTTCCAATTATTGCTCTCACTGCAAAAGCGATGAAGAGTGATCGAGATCGTTGTCTTGAGGCAGGGGCTTCAGACTATATTAGTAAGCCAATTAATATGGATCAATTATTCTCATTAATGACAGTTTGGCTAACGAAGCAGGTGAGACATTGA
- a CDS encoding sigma-70 family RNA polymerase sigma factor, producing MNNKSSCLNPEQTIELMAIYKVSECNDIATELLRHYKPLIRMAAVKMSRSRPDLFEDLFQVAQLSMLRLFKQYDHERAIPFEGYAMKSLIGHLKNYLRDKSWYIQVPRRIKEKGLLIQKSIDHLTITLQRSPNVDEIAAHMELTVEETIEILSSRESYQYISLDTPLSTDNDSATIGDLINSQVDEYKAVEHRIDLEDALKHLKEEERNVLNHIYHNDLSQRSIAEQLGISQMSVSRIQKRAILKLQRILAQNKLDE from the coding sequence ATGAATAACAAATCCTCCTGTCTTAATCCAGAACAAACGATAGAATTGATGGCGATCTATAAAGTAAGTGAATGTAATGACATTGCCACTGAATTACTCCGTCATTATAAACCACTTATTCGAATGGCGGCCGTCAAAATGTCTCGTAGTCGACCAGATTTGTTTGAAGATCTATTTCAGGTTGCTCAATTATCCATGCTACGATTATTTAAACAATATGACCATGAACGTGCTATCCCATTTGAAGGATATGCAATGAAAAGTTTAATTGGCCATCTTAAAAATTATTTGCGTGATAAATCATGGTATATACAAGTACCTCGAAGAATTAAAGAAAAAGGCTTACTTATTCAGAAATCGATTGACCATCTTACTATTACGCTTCAACGTTCTCCTAATGTAGATGAAATTGCAGCTCACATGGAACTAACCGTTGAGGAAACGATTGAAATTCTATCTTCTCGTGAATCTTATCAATATATTTCGCTAGATACACCGCTCTCTACAGATAATGATAGTGCAACCATTGGTGATCTCATAAATTCTCAAGTTGATGAATATAAGGCCGTTGAGCATCGGATTGATCTAGAAGATGCTTTAAAGCATTTGAAAGAAGAAGAACGTAATGTGCTTAATCATATCTATCATAATGATCTATCACAGCGTAGTATTGCAGAGCAACTGGGTATCTCGCAGATGAGTGTCTCACGTATACAGAAGCGTGCCATCCTAAAGCTACAAAGAATATTAGCTCAGAATAAGTTAGATGAATAA